From the Amycolatopsis thermoflava N1165 genome, one window contains:
- a CDS encoding RelA/SpoT family protein, whose protein sequence is MSQELESPAPARETADNRGTQPQGVTRAPSATRRVRARLARRITAQRAAPVKQVLEPLAAIHRDLHPNADLSLLQRAYDVAEELHRHQRRKSGDPYITHPLAVATILAELGMDTTTLVAALLHDTVEDTGYSVEQLTADFGDKVAQLVDGVTKLDKVKLGTAAEAETIRKMVIAMARDPRVLVIKLADRLHNMRTMRFLPPEKQVRKAKETLEVLAPLAHRLGMATVKWELEDLAFAILQPKKYDEIVRLVADRAPSRDIYLRKVIDELTGALGGSRITAKVEGRPKHYYSIHQKMIVRGRDLDDIHDLVGVRILVEDVRDCYAAMGVVHALWQPMPGRFKDYIAQPRFGVYQSLHTTVIGPDGKPLEVQIRTYEMHHTAEYGIAAHWRYKETKGTHHGTAVDIDEMAWMRQLLDWQREAADPGEFLDSLRYELAAREIFVFTPKGDVVTLPVGGTPVDFAYAVHTEVGHRCIGARVNGRLVALERKLENGDVVEIFTSKAENSGPSRDWLTFAKSPKARAKIRQWFAKERRDEAIDAGKDAITKEVRKVGLPLQRLVSAEAMGALAAELHHPDISSLYAAVGEGHVSAKHVVQRLVALIGGVEEAEDELAARSTPSTVTRRRAANDVGVVVKDATDVWTKLARCCTPVPGDEILGFVTRGGGVSVHRTDCTNAEDLRAQPERLVEVEWAPSANSVFLVSIQVEALDRHRLLSDVTKVLADEKVNILSASVQTSRDRVAVSRFTFEMGDPKHLGHVLKVVRGVEGVYDVYRVTSAS, encoded by the coding sequence TTGAGCCAGGAGCTCGAAAGCCCGGCGCCCGCCCGGGAGACCGCCGACAACCGCGGCACGCAGCCGCAGGGCGTCACCAGGGCACCGTCCGCCACGCGGCGCGTCCGCGCCCGGCTCGCGCGGCGGATCACCGCCCAGCGCGCCGCGCCGGTCAAGCAGGTGCTGGAGCCGCTCGCCGCGATTCACCGCGACCTGCACCCCAACGCCGACCTGAGCCTCCTGCAGCGCGCCTACGACGTCGCCGAGGAGCTGCACCGCCACCAGCGGCGCAAGTCCGGCGACCCGTACATCACGCACCCGCTCGCGGTGGCGACCATCCTCGCCGAGCTGGGCATGGACACCACCACGCTGGTCGCCGCGCTGCTGCACGACACGGTCGAGGACACCGGCTACTCGGTGGAGCAGCTGACCGCCGACTTCGGCGACAAGGTCGCCCAGCTCGTCGACGGCGTCACCAAGCTGGACAAGGTGAAACTCGGCACGGCGGCCGAGGCCGAGACCATCCGCAAGATGGTCATCGCGATGGCCCGCGACCCGCGCGTGCTGGTCATCAAGCTCGCCGACCGGCTGCACAACATGCGCACCATGCGGTTCCTGCCGCCGGAGAAGCAGGTCCGCAAGGCCAAGGAGACCCTGGAGGTGCTGGCCCCGCTGGCGCACCGGCTGGGCATGGCCACCGTCAAGTGGGAGCTGGAGGACCTCGCGTTCGCGATCCTGCAGCCCAAGAAGTACGACGAGATCGTCCGCCTGGTCGCCGACCGGGCCCCGTCCCGGGACATCTACCTGCGCAAGGTGATCGACGAGCTGACCGGCGCGCTCGGCGGCTCCCGCATCACCGCGAAGGTCGAGGGGCGGCCCAAGCACTACTACTCGATCCACCAGAAGATGATCGTCCGCGGCCGGGACCTCGACGACATCCACGACCTGGTGGGCGTGCGGATCCTCGTCGAGGACGTGCGCGACTGCTACGCCGCCATGGGTGTCGTGCACGCGCTGTGGCAGCCGATGCCGGGCCGGTTCAAGGACTACATCGCCCAGCCGCGGTTCGGCGTGTACCAGTCGCTGCACACCACGGTGATCGGCCCCGACGGCAAGCCCCTCGAGGTGCAGATCCGCACCTACGAGATGCACCACACGGCCGAGTACGGCATCGCGGCGCACTGGCGGTACAAGGAAACCAAGGGCACCCACCACGGCACCGCCGTCGACATCGACGAGATGGCGTGGATGCGGCAGCTGCTCGACTGGCAGCGGGAGGCCGCGGACCCCGGCGAGTTCCTCGACTCGCTGCGCTACGAGCTCGCCGCCCGCGAGATCTTCGTGTTCACCCCCAAGGGCGACGTGGTGACGCTGCCCGTCGGCGGCACGCCGGTGGACTTCGCCTACGCCGTGCACACCGAGGTCGGGCACCGGTGCATCGGCGCGCGCGTCAACGGCCGTCTGGTGGCGCTGGAACGCAAGCTGGAGAACGGCGACGTCGTCGAGATCTTCACCTCGAAGGCGGAGAACTCCGGGCCGAGCCGCGACTGGCTGACGTTCGCCAAGTCGCCCAAGGCGCGCGCCAAGATCCGCCAGTGGTTCGCCAAGGAACGCCGCGACGAGGCGATCGACGCCGGCAAGGACGCGATCACCAAGGAGGTCCGCAAGGTCGGCCTCCCGTTGCAGCGCCTGGTGTCCGCGGAGGCGATGGGCGCGCTGGCGGCCGAGCTGCACCACCCGGACATCAGCTCGCTGTACGCGGCGGTAGGTGAGGGCCACGTCAGCGCGAAGCACGTCGTGCAGCGGCTGGTGGCGCTGATCGGTGGCGTCGAGGAGGCCGAGGACGAGCTCGCGGCCCGGTCCACGCCGTCCACGGTCACCCGGCGCCGCGCGGCCAACGACGTGGGTGTCGTGGTCAAGGACGCCACCGACGTGTGGACCAAGCTGGCGCGCTGCTGCACCCCGGTGCCCGGCGACGAGATCCTCGGTTTCGTCACCCGCGGCGGCGGCGTCAGCGTGCACCGCACGGACTGCACGAACGCCGAGGACCTGCGCGCCCAGCCCGAGCGGCTGGTCGAGGTGGAGTGGGCGCCGTCCGCGAACTCGGTCTTCCTGGTGTCCATCCAGGTCGAGGCCCTCGACCGGCACCGGCTGCTGTCCGACGTGACGAAGGTGCTGGCCGACGAGAAGGTGAACATCCTGTCCGCGTCGGTGCAGACGTCGCGCGACCGGGTCGCGGTCAGCCGGTTCACGTTCGAAATGGGCGACCCCAAGCACCTCGGGCACGTGCTCAAGGTGGTGCGCGGCGTGGAGGGCGTCTACGACGTGTACCGCGTGACGTCGGCGTCCTGA
- a CDS encoding adenine phosphoribosyltransferase, with translation MDLERALGLIAEVPDFPEPGVLFRDLSPLFADADGFAAVIDALAATVDPGTDVLAAVEARGFLLAAAVGYARGMGVVLVRKPGKLPSVAGRVDYALEYGSATLELPSGVVRPGQRAVVVDDVLATGGTVAAACELLEQAGATVTGVSVVMELAALDGRSALSGRKVSSLLVT, from the coding sequence GTGGACCTGGAGCGTGCGCTCGGCCTGATCGCCGAGGTGCCGGACTTCCCGGAGCCCGGTGTGCTGTTCCGGGACCTGTCGCCGCTGTTCGCCGACGCCGACGGGTTCGCGGCGGTGATCGACGCGCTGGCGGCGACGGTCGACCCGGGCACCGACGTGCTGGCCGCGGTCGAGGCGCGCGGGTTCCTGCTCGCCGCGGCCGTCGGCTACGCCCGCGGCATGGGTGTCGTCCTGGTGCGCAAGCCCGGCAAGCTGCCCAGCGTGGCTGGGCGGGTGGACTACGCCCTGGAGTACGGCTCCGCGACCCTGGAGCTGCCGTCCGGCGTGGTGCGGCCGGGGCAGCGGGCGGTGGTGGTCGACGACGTGCTCGCCACCGGCGGCACCGTCGCCGCGGCCTGTGAGCTGCTGGAGCAGGCCGGCGCGACGGTCACCGGCGTGTCCGTGGTGATGGAGCTGGCCGCCCTCGACGGGCGGTCGGCGCTGAGCGGCCGGAAGGTCAGCTCGCTCCTGGTCACCTGA
- the secF gene encoding protein translocase subunit SecF codes for MADELNTESTDAAPATKKAGRESVFHRLYVGTGAFDIVGKRKRWYIFFAVLVLVCIASIGIKGFNLGIEFEGGTQIQMPARGANGPITADEAKQAFADAIGEQADSAQTVGVGDAATVELRSDTLDADQVAKVKQTLFDQLQPIGGNGQPSVQAISDSAVSASWGQEISQQALIALAVFMVLVTVFLAVYFERWMAVTALIALVHDIVVTAGIYSLVGFEVTPATVIGLLTILGFSLYDTVVVFDKVKENTRGILGLTRRTYAETANLALNQTLMRSINTSVIALLPVLGLLVVGYILLGSGTLQDLALVQLSGMLAGVLSSLFLATPLLVDFKMRDPRYKQQAERVRARRANQARKAAEREADFDASDDEALDAELRKEKAYAAAASVPARTPKSQPRRGRPSGKRKR; via the coding sequence GTGGCAGACGAGCTGAACACCGAGAGCACGGACGCCGCGCCGGCCACGAAGAAGGCCGGGCGGGAGAGCGTCTTCCACCGCCTCTACGTCGGCACCGGCGCCTTCGACATCGTCGGCAAGCGCAAGCGCTGGTACATCTTCTTCGCGGTCCTGGTCCTGGTGTGCATCGCCTCCATCGGCATCAAGGGCTTCAACCTCGGCATCGAGTTCGAGGGCGGCACCCAGATCCAGATGCCGGCGCGCGGCGCGAATGGCCCGATCACCGCCGACGAGGCCAAGCAGGCGTTCGCCGACGCCATCGGCGAGCAGGCCGACTCGGCGCAGACGGTCGGCGTCGGCGACGCGGCCACCGTCGAGCTGCGGTCGGACACCCTCGACGCCGACCAGGTCGCCAAGGTCAAGCAGACCCTGTTCGACCAGCTCCAGCCGATCGGCGGCAACGGCCAGCCGAGCGTGCAGGCCATCAGCGACAGCGCGGTCAGCGCGTCCTGGGGCCAGGAGATCTCGCAGCAGGCGCTGATCGCGCTCGCCGTGTTCATGGTCCTGGTGACCGTGTTCCTCGCGGTCTACTTCGAGCGCTGGATGGCGGTCACCGCGCTCATCGCGCTGGTGCACGACATCGTCGTCACCGCGGGCATCTACTCGCTCGTCGGGTTCGAGGTCACCCCGGCGACGGTGATCGGCCTGCTGACCATCCTCGGGTTCTCCCTCTACGACACCGTGGTGGTGTTCGACAAGGTCAAGGAGAACACCCGCGGCATCCTCGGCCTGACCCGCCGCACCTACGCCGAGACCGCCAACCTGGCGCTGAACCAGACGCTGATGCGCTCGATCAACACCTCGGTCATCGCGCTGCTGCCGGTGCTGGGCCTGCTGGTCGTCGGCTACATCCTGCTCGGGTCCGGCACGCTGCAGGACCTCGCGCTGGTGCAGCTGAGCGGCATGCTCGCCGGCGTGCTGTCGTCGCTGTTCCTGGCGACCCCGCTGCTAGTGGACTTCAAGATGCGCGACCCGAGGTACAAGCAGCAGGCCGAGCGGGTCCGGGCGCGCCGCGCCAACCAGGCCCGCAAGGCCGCCGAGCGCGAGGCCGACTTCGACGCGAGCGACGACGAGGCGCTGGACGCCGAGCTGCGCAAGGAGAAGGCGTACGCGGCGGCCGCGAGCGTCCCCGCCCGCACCCCGAAGTCGCAGCCGCGGCGCGGGCGGCCGTCGGGCAAGCGGAAGCGCTGA
- the secD gene encoding protein translocase subunit SecD: MAPPAGRIRPGRYLGFFVLIVVVLYALVFFTGGGKPTPKLGIDLQGGTRVTLSARTPDGSAPSRESLNQARQIIETRVNGIGVSGTEVVLDGDNIVITVPGEQGDQAKKLGQTAQLGFRKVIDAQTVTTPPVAPPPGQADDPAAIQQAKATRQAADLVTGTGDSLAAGPNASAALTAFTCSTQDPLRGNDDPNLPLLTCDQTGTEKYLLGPVFLKGTEIDNAVSSSPAQNKPQWTVDLTFKSEGRQVWADFTTANIGQRAAFVLDTQVVSAPTIQSAILDGNTQISGNFTQAQTKDLADVLKYGSLPLSFTSSDATTVSATLGLASLEAGLIAGGIGLALVFVYCLVYYRLLGVLTVVSLALSGLIVYAVLVLLGRWINFTLDLAGVAGFIIAIGVTADSFVVFFERLKDEIREGGRSFRSAVPRGWVRARRTILASDAVMFLASAVLYAIAVGDVQGFAFTLGMSTVLDLIVVFLVTHPLVALASKSKFLSQPKLTGLGGVQTLAAERRSARKVPAGAGAKES, encoded by the coding sequence GTGGCACCACCGGCCGGGCGGATCCGCCCGGGACGCTATCTCGGCTTCTTCGTCCTGATCGTGGTCGTGCTCTACGCCCTGGTGTTCTTCACCGGCGGCGGGAAGCCCACGCCGAAGCTGGGCATCGACCTGCAGGGCGGCACCCGGGTGACGCTGAGCGCGCGCACCCCGGACGGCTCCGCGCCCTCGCGCGAGTCCCTCAACCAGGCGCGCCAGATCATCGAGACCCGCGTGAACGGGATCGGGGTCAGCGGCACCGAGGTGGTCCTCGACGGCGACAACATCGTGATCACCGTTCCCGGCGAGCAGGGCGACCAGGCCAAGAAGCTCGGCCAGACCGCCCAGCTCGGCTTCCGCAAGGTGATCGACGCGCAGACGGTGACCACCCCGCCGGTCGCGCCGCCGCCGGGACAGGCCGACGACCCGGCCGCGATCCAGCAGGCCAAGGCCACCCGCCAGGCCGCCGACCTGGTCACCGGCACCGGCGACTCGCTCGCCGCCGGGCCGAACGCGTCCGCCGCGCTGACCGCGTTCACCTGCTCCACCCAGGACCCGCTGCGCGGCAACGACGATCCGAACCTGCCGCTGCTCACCTGCGACCAGACCGGCACCGAGAAGTACCTGCTCGGCCCGGTGTTCCTGAAGGGCACTGAGATCGACAACGCGGTGTCCTCGTCGCCGGCGCAGAACAAGCCGCAGTGGACCGTGGACCTCACCTTCAAGTCCGAGGGCCGCCAGGTCTGGGCCGACTTCACCACGGCCAACATCGGCCAGCGCGCCGCGTTCGTGCTCGACACGCAGGTCGTGTCCGCGCCGACCATCCAGAGCGCGATCCTCGACGGCAACACCCAGATCAGCGGCAACTTCACGCAGGCGCAGACCAAGGACCTCGCCGACGTCCTGAAGTACGGCTCGCTGCCGCTGTCGTTCACCTCCTCCGACGCCACCACCGTGTCGGCGACGCTCGGCCTCGCCTCGCTCGAGGCGGGCCTGATCGCCGGCGGCATCGGCCTCGCGCTGGTGTTCGTCTACTGCCTGGTCTACTACCGCCTGCTCGGGGTGCTCACGGTCGTCTCGCTGGCGTTGTCCGGCCTGATCGTCTACGCGGTGCTGGTCCTGCTCGGGCGGTGGATCAACTTCACGCTCGACCTGGCCGGCGTCGCCGGGTTCATCATCGCGATCGGTGTCACCGCGGACTCGTTCGTGGTGTTCTTCGAACGGCTCAAGGACGAGATCCGCGAGGGCGGCCGCAGCTTCCGCTCCGCGGTGCCGCGCGGCTGGGTGCGCGCCCGCCGCACGATCCTGGCCTCGGACGCGGTCATGTTCCTCGCCTCCGCGGTGCTGTACGCCATCGCGGTCGGCGACGTCCAGGGCTTCGCGTTCACCCTCGGCATGTCGACCGTGCTCGACCTGATCGTGGTGTTCCTCGTGACGCACCCGCTGGTCGCGCTGGCGTCGAAGTCGAAGTTCCTGTCCCAGCCGAAGCTCACCGGCCTCGGCGGCGTGCAGACGCTGGCCGCGGAGCGCCGGTCCGCGCGCAAGGTGCCCGCCGGCGCGGGCGCGAAGGAGTCCTGA